CTGATGAAGCGCGAAACCATGCCCTTCGTCGGTGACCAGGCGAAGGAAGCGCTGAACTTCAACATCACCGTCGCCGCGATCATGCTGATCCTGTTCCTGGTCGGCATCTTCACCTTCGGCATCGGCTTCCTGCTGACCCTGCCGCTGATGGCGATCGTCGGGCTGGTGGCGCTGGTCTTCATCATCATCGCCGCGATCAAGGCCAACGATGGCGTCGCCTACCGCTACCCGTTCGCGATCCGCCTGGTGAAATGACGCCGCACGCGCCTGCGTGCGCATAGGTCGTCGGTTGGGTTGGACCGCGCCTGTCGCGGACCCATGATGGTTGCCGGGGCGCGATGTCCGCGCCCGGCAGGAGGACCGTCATGGCACACATCCAATCGATCACCACGTCGAGTGAGCGCGGCTGGGCCATGGCCGCGCACGTCACCGCCCTGGCGCTGGCACTGATGACCAGCTGGCTGGTCGGCGTGGCGGGCGTCGTCGGGGCCGGGGCGATCTGGCTGCTCAAGCGCGACGATTCGCCATTCATCGCCCGCCACGCGCGCGAGGCGGTGAATTTCAACCTGAGCATGCTGATCTACGCGGCCGTGGCCTGCGGCATCGCCGCGGCGCTGGTCGGGCTGACCGTGCTGACCCTCGGGCTCGGCGTGATCCTCACGCTGCCGGCCGGGCTGGCATTGCTGATGGTGATCGCGGCGATCGCACTGATGTGGCTGGTGTGCAGCATCATCGCTGCGGTCAGGGCGTGGAACGGCGAGGAGTACCGTTATCCGCTGACCATCCGCCTGCTTGATTGAAGCGGGCTTGGGCGGACGTCCCGGCGTCCGCCGGGTACGGCGATCAGTAGTTGCGGGTGATCGCGTGGCGCCCGAGCGCTGCCAGCGCCGTGGCGCGTTCGCCGAACGGCGCCAGCGCCTCGTCCATCGTAGCGGCCAGCGACTGCAGACGCTCGCGCGAGGCCTCGACGCCGATCAGCGCCGGGAAGGTGGCCTTGTCCTGGGCGACATCCTTGCCGGCGGTCTTGCCGAGGGTGCCGCTGTCGGACTCCACGTCGAGCAGGTCGTCGCGGATCTGGAAGGCGAGGCCGAGCGCGTCGGCGAAGGCGTCGAGTCGCACCGCGGTCCCCGCATCGACATCCGCGGCAAGCGCGCCGAGGCGCACCGCGGCGCGCAGCAGTGCGCCGGTCTTCATCGCATGCAGGCGTTCGAGCGCGGCGATATCGAGGATGCCTGCACCGGTCGCCGCGAGATCGCGTGCCTGGCCGCCGCACATGCCGCCGGCGCCTGCGGCCACCGCGAGTTCGCGCAGCATCGCCACCCGCGCGGCTGGCGGCTGCGGCGCGTCGGCGAGCACGGCGAATGCCAGCGACTGCAACGCATCGCCACACAGCACCGCGGTGCCCTCGTCGAATGCCACGTGCACGGTGGGTTGGCCGCGGCGCAGCGCGTCGTCGTCCATCGACGGCAGGTCATCGTGGACCAGCGAATAGGCGTGGATCAGCTCCACCGCGGCGGCAGCGGGATCCAGCGCGTCCTCGGCAACCCCGAAGGCGGTGCCGGTGGCATAGACCAGCAGCGGGCGCATGCGCTTGCCGCCCAGCAGCGTGGCGTGGCGCATCGACGCCAGCAGGCGCGGCTCGCTGTCGGCAAGCGTGGCGAGGGCGCTGCCGATCGCACGGTCGGCACGCTGTCTCCAGGCGTCGAACCGGCCGGGGTCGGCCGCTGCCATCTCAGACATCGTCGCCAGCCGCAGGGAACGGCTCGGCACTGTCGGGCTGCCCGGGATCGCTCAGCAGGCGCACGCGCAGTTCCGCCTGCTCCAGCGCCTGCTGGCAGCGGCGATACAGACCCACGCCGCGCTCGTAGGCCGCCAGCGAATCCTCGAGGCCGAGTTCGCCGTCTTCCATGCGCTCCACCAGCGCTTCGAGCTGCTGGAGCGACTGCTCGAATTCGCTCACCGGCGACGTGCTGTCGGCGCCGTCGGCGGGGAGGGCGGGGTCGGAAGTGTGCTTGCGTGCCATGCGCGCATTCTAGGCCGAATCGACCACGGCTTCGTGACCGTGGGCTGGCGATGCAGGCGTCAGCGACTTCCTGGTGGGGTCCAGCGCAGCCGCGCGTGGCGCGTCCGCAGCCACTGGTCGAACCCGGCGGAGAGCACGCGGTCGCCCGCCGCGAGAAGGCTGCCGTCCGCAGTGGACAGCAACGGCAGATGCGCGCGTTCCCAGCGCGGCACGTCGAGCATCTGCAGCACCTGTTTCAGGCTGTGGTGGTGACCGCGCCCGGGCAGGCGGATGCGCTCGCCGCCACGGCGCGCATGCACCCGCAACGGCGCATCGAAGCGAAGCGCCAGCGCGTCGGCTTCCAGCCGCAGCGCGCCGCCATCAGGCAGGGCCAGCGGCGAGGTGCCATCCCAGGTGAGATCGAGATCCGGTGGCAACGGCGCACGCACTGGTCCCGCGTGCAGCAGGCCGCGCCAGCGCTGGACGCGGGTGCCCGCATAGTCGAAACAGGCGTCGCCGTCGCGCGCTTTGCTGGCGAGCATCTGTTCGATGCACGCCACACCATTGGCCGGCAACGGCGGCAGCCCGAGTGTCGCGATCCAGTGCCGCAGCGCGCGCGCGCGCCGGGCTGCCGGCAGCGTGCCCAGCACATCCACGCGCACGACTGCAGGGTCATCGCAGCGTGCCGCGGCGAACGCTTCCGCATCGTCCGCGGCCAGCAGATCGCTGGCCTGCGCCGCGAAGCCGGCGCTGCGGGCGAGGCCCTCCGCGGCGTGCGGCCAGCGCTCGCGCAATCGCGGCAACACCGCATGGCGGAGGAAGTTGCGGTCCGGATCGAGCCCGGCGTTGCTGGGATCCTCGATCCACAGCAGCGCCTGGTCGCGCGCTTGGTGGAACAGGTGCGCGCGCGGCGTCGCCAGCAGCGGGCGCCACAGCCAGCCCGTGCCATGCGCGCGCCACGGGCGCATGGCCGACAGCCCCTCAACGCCGGAGGCCCGCAGCGCACGCAACAGGAAGGTCTCGGCCTGGTCGTCGAGATGGTGGGCAAGCGCCAGGATCCCGCCGGGTTGCAGGCGCGCATCGAAGGCGGCATAGCGCGCGTGGCGTGCGGCTGCCTCCATGCCGTGTCCGGCATCGCGCTGCACCCGTGCGTGGTGGATCTCCAGCGGCACGTCGAGCGCCGCGCACGTCTGCACGGCATGCGCGGCCCAGTCGTCCGCGGCCGGCTGCAAACCGTGATGCACATGCACCGCACGCAGCCCCTGCGCGCGCACGTCGCGGTCGACGGCAAGACGATGCAGCAGCACGGTGGAATCGAGGCCGCCGCTGAAACCGACCAGTACCGGACCGGCGACGCCGGACGGGATCCACTGCGGCAGGTCGACGGATGCAGGCATCCGCGCATGGTGCCACGCCCGCGGCGCTGCGATCCGCCAACCGCATCCCCCATGCCGGCGGCTTCGCTAGAGTGCCGTGTCCCCATGCGGAAGATCCTGATGAGCCGGCTGTTCGCACCGTTCGCCCAACGTTCCCTCGTCCTGCGCAATCGCATCGCGGTATCGCCGATGTGCCAGTACAGCGCCACGGACGGTTTGCCCGGCGCGTGGCATCTGGTGCACCTGGGCAGTCGCGCGGTGGGGGGGGCCGGCGTGGTGATGGCCGAGGCCACCGCGGTATCGCCGGAAGGGCGGATCTCGCCGTCCGATACCGGAATGTGGAACGTCGCGCAGGCGGAGGCGTGGGCACCGATCACCGCGTTCCTGGGTGCGCACGGGGCCGTGCCTGCGGTGCAGCTCGCGCATGCCGGCCGCAAGGCCAGCACCCGGGCGCCCTGGGAAGGCCGGGATGCGGTCCCGGTGGATGCCGGCGGCTGGCAGGTGGTGGCGCCTTCCGTGGGCACCTACGACGCCGGCTATCCCGAGCCTGCAATGCTGGATGCGGCCGGCATCGACAGGGTCATCGGCGATTTCCGCGCCGCCGCGCAACGCGCGCTGGAAGCGGGGTTCGAACTCGTCGAAATCCACGCCGCACACGGCTACCTGCTGCACCAGTTCCTGTCGCCACTCACCAACCGGCGCGACGATGCCTGGGGCGGCGGTTTCGAGCAGCGCATCCGGCTGACGCTGGAAGTAATCACGGCGGTGCGCGAGGTCTGGCCGGAACGCCTGCCGCTGTGGCTGCGGATCTCGGCTACAGACTGGGCAGAGGGCG
This portion of the Luteimonas yindakuii genome encodes:
- a CDS encoding DUF4870 domain-containing protein, with amino-acid sequence MNAPYDHDAPTPVNASGIAAEQRQWAMFAHLSALLGGLVTAGWAGGVGCFLGPLVIWLMKRETMPFVGDQAKEALNFNITVAAIMLILFLVGIFTFGIGFLLTLPLMAIVGLVALVFIIIAAIKANDGVAYRYPFAIRLVK
- a CDS encoding DUF4870 domain-containing protein; amino-acid sequence: MAHIQSITTSSERGWAMAAHVTALALALMTSWLVGVAGVVGAGAIWLLKRDDSPFIARHAREAVNFNLSMLIYAAVACGIAAALVGLTVLTLGLGVILTLPAGLALLMVIAAIALMWLVCSIIAAVRAWNGEEYRYPLTIRLLD
- a CDS encoding farnesyl diphosphate synthase, yielding MAAADPGRFDAWRQRADRAIGSALATLADSEPRLLASMRHATLLGGKRMRPLLVYATGTAFGVAEDALDPAAAAVELIHAYSLVHDDLPSMDDDALRRGQPTVHVAFDEGTAVLCGDALQSLAFAVLADAPQPPAARVAMLRELAVAAGAGGMCGGQARDLAATGAGILDIAALERLHAMKTGALLRAAVRLGALAADVDAGTAVRLDAFADALGLAFQIRDDLLDVESDSGTLGKTAGKDVAQDKATFPALIGVEASRERLQSLAATMDEALAPFGERATALAALGRHAITRNY
- a CDS encoding exodeoxyribonuclease VII small subunit; this translates as MARKHTSDPALPADGADSTSPVSEFEQSLQQLEALVERMEDGELGLEDSLAAYERGVGLYRRCQQALEQAELRVRLLSDPGQPDSAEPFPAAGDDV
- the tilS gene encoding tRNA lysidine(34) synthetase TilS; translation: MPASVDLPQWIPSGVAGPVLVGFSGGLDSTVLLHRLAVDRDVRAQGLRAVHVHHGLQPAADDWAAHAVQTCAALDVPLEIHHARVQRDAGHGMEAAARHARYAAFDARLQPGGILALAHHLDDQAETFLLRALRASGVEGLSAMRPWRAHGTGWLWRPLLATPRAHLFHQARDQALLWIEDPSNAGLDPDRNFLRHAVLPRLRERWPHAAEGLARSAGFAAQASDLLAADDAEAFAAARCDDPAVVRVDVLGTLPAARRARALRHWIATLGLPPLPANGVACIEQMLASKARDGDACFDYAGTRVQRWRGLLHAGPVRAPLPPDLDLTWDGTSPLALPDGGALRLEADALALRFDAPLRVHARRGGERIRLPGRGHHHSLKQVLQMLDVPRWERAHLPLLSTADGSLLAAGDRVLSAGFDQWLRTRHARLRWTPPGSR
- a CDS encoding NADH:flavin oxidoreductase/NADH oxidase, with the protein product MSRLFAPFAQRSLVLRNRIAVSPMCQYSATDGLPGAWHLVHLGSRAVGGAGVVMAEATAVSPEGRISPSDTGMWNVAQAEAWAPITAFLGAHGAVPAVQLAHAGRKASTRAPWEGRDAVPVDAGGWQVVAPSVGTYDAGYPEPAMLDAAGIDRVIGDFRAAAQRALEAGFELVEIHAAHGYLLHQFLSPLTNRRDDAWGGGFEQRIRLTLEVITAVREVWPERLPLWLRISATDWAEGGWDPEQSIALCRRVRDAGVDLVDVSSGGLVPWQRIELGPGYQVPFAGAIRRAAGIATGAVGLITSAAQAEDVLAREEADMVLLGRELLRDPYFPQHAARELGVEAPVPVQYARAW